A single genomic interval of Helicoverpa zea isolate HzStark_Cry1AcR chromosome 19, ilHelZeax1.1, whole genome shotgun sequence harbors:
- the LOC124639615 gene encoding nose resistant to fluoxetine protein 6-like, whose product MLGEVVVRFLAVVVAGSMAAALVTTEEYAQFPRLFHLDEFESCLARRGGLYCLGTFSVKPVSEPHPTYLLMTEYSIDRHNFNRTLLHRGYCVSSRCPNITSGSPSRRFQRCMSEQLQRLCLKAELIELSYCRSHTKHEALRSTGSAVETPHRVFLYAVAVIVLLNVVGTVYDVNTKSIKKLRVLTAWSLASNWQHLKTPYPAGDPRLDTLLTLEAFRVVMVALVVFVHAGCLHHILYIQNPQHIEELARWPAMMLLQNGTASVQILLMLSSFFLADSLLQAPQPPSFTLLPKLMLKRIFRIAPLYILVMGFSATWWPLTRDGPMWPMLVGRESNICRRKFWPNVLFLQNFIEPELMCQWQTWFLAVDMQLHLVGCVVMLWLPRRRGRALWLLGAGFLGAVLLNAYRGYVNDWKSFMFVSMPNNIHNKFETTPSFSQYYTHPCGSLPAALLGLFMAHLLHHLRDIGFKPQDHKRLIMACQLVLALMPCWTAGGWLVRGGGSRLWHALLLALERPGLLLLAALLLFGICNGSTAPPLRHADEKSAAITKNKGYLRHVFSWSGWFALGRLSLPVLLLHWCINCMLTGSSLTPITTSTLHTVADTTATMFLSYLLAVPLTLTVELPFQKLYSVLIT is encoded by the exons ATGCTGGGAGAAGTGGTGGTGAGGTTCCTTGCTGTGGTGGTCGCCGGCTCCATGGCAGCAGCACTAGTTACCA CCGAGGAGTACGCGCAGTTCCCGCGGCTGTTCCACCTGGACGAGTTTGAGTCGTGCCTGGCGCGGCGCGGGGGGCTGTACTGCCTCGGCACCTTCAGCGTCAAGCCGGTCTCCGAGCCTCACCCCACCTACCTGCTCATGACG GAGTACTCTATTGACCGGCACAACTTCAACCGCACATTACTGCACCGCGGCTACTGCGTGAGCTCTCGCTGCCCCAACATCACCAGCGGCAGTCCCTCGCGTCGCTTCCAGCGCTGCATGTCGGAACAACTGCAGCGCCTCTGCCTGAAAGCCGAGCTGATCGAGCTCAGCTACTGCCGGTCGCACACCAAGCATGAAGCGCTGAGAAGCACCGGCAGCGCTGTAGAGACGCCGCACCGAGTATTCTTGTATGCGGTGGCAGTTATTGTGCTCCTCAATGTAGTGGGGACTGTGTATGATGTGAACACGAAGAGCATTAAAA AGCTTCGAGTGCTGACGGCGTGGTCGCTGGCGTCCAACTGGCAGCACCTGAAGACGCCGTACCCTGCCGGTGACCCCAGGCTGGACACGCTGCTCACTCTCGAGGCTTTCAG AGTGGTAATGGTGGCGCTGGTGGTGTTCGTGCACGCGGGCTGTCTGCACCACATACTCTATATACAGAACCCGCAACATATTGAAGAG TTGGCGCGATGGCCAGCGATGATGCTGCTGCAGAACGGCACAGCCAGCGTGCAGATACTGCTGATGCTGTCCAGCTTCTTCCTGGCAGACTCGCTGCTGCAGGCGCCGCAGCCACCCAGCTTTACGCTGCTGCCCAAACTGATGCTCAAGAGAATCTTCAG GATAGCGCCGTTATACATACTGGTGATGGGTTTCTCGGCGACGTGGTGGCCGCTGACGCGCGACGGCCCCATGTGGCCCATGCTGGTGGGCCGCGAGAGCAACATCTGTCGCCGCAAGTTCTGGCCCAACGTGCTCTTCCTGCAGAACTTCATCGAGCCTGAGCTCATGTGCCAGTGGCAGACCTG GTTCCTGGCAGTGGACATGCAGCTGCACCTGGTGGGGTGCGTGGTGATGCTGTGGCTGCCCCGCCGGCGTGGGCGCGCGCTGTGGCTGCTGGGTGCCGGCTTCCTGGGCGCTGTGCTGCTCAACGCCTACCGAGGCTACGTCAACGACTGGAAGTCCTTCATGTTCGTCTCCATGCCCAA TAACATCCACAACAAGTTCGAGACGACTCCGTCGTTCAGCCAGTACTACACGCACCCGTGCGGGAGCCTGCCCGCCGCGCTGCTGGGGCTGTTCATGGCACATCTGCTGCACCATCTCAGGGACATAGGCTTTAAGCCACAAGACCATAAG CGGCTGATAATGGCGTGCCAGCTGGTGCTGGCGCTGATGCCGTGCTGGACGGCGGGCGGGTGGCTGGTGCGCGGCGGCGGCTCGCGGCTCTGGCACGCGCTGCTGCTCGCGCTGGAGCGCCCGGGACTGCTGCTGCTGGCGGCGCTGTTGCTCTTCGGCATCTGCAACGGCAGCACCGCGCCGCCACTGCGACACGCTGATG AAAAATCTGCAGCTATTACCAAAAATAAAG GCTACCTGCGGCACGTGTTCAGTTGGAGCGGCTGGTTCGCGCTGGGGCGGCTGTCGCTGCCGGTGCTGCTGCTGCACTGGTGCATCAACTGCATGCTCACAGGATCCTCACTCACGCCAATCACCACCTCCACGCTACATACG GTGGCAGACACCACAGCGACGATGTTCCTGTCGTACCTGCTGGCGGTGCCGCTCACGCTGACGGTGGAGCTACCCTTCCAGAAGCTATACTCCGTCCTCATCACATGA
- the LOC124639614 gene encoding uncharacterized protein LOC124639614, with protein sequence MTRTPSKESRSSSEELIKDLNKRRGVVRGKFRLFMKYVDSVEVMTTTETIKSELQTRLQKVDLLLEQFTEIQDEIDLKIPDSQVEKELSERESFETNYYAYVTKAKCIINADDVQNSSKIFSKVKLPTISLPSFDGSYDHWLEYRDTYLSLVHNSKEIDNVQKFHYLRSSLSGSALLVIKSLEFSSENYNVAWELLENRFNNNRLLVQTHVKALFSMTSLNKESPNQIRKLIDTVLKNLRSLKNLGEPTESWDTLIIYLITSKLDSVTEREWETHKSSIINSQNQSISRTRVDDLITFLKNRADVLETINFAHSKSYTDNNIKKPSQSQQSNKSHSYTSTQNKQPNNKNSKRPRICAMCQANHPLYSCESFLKLNINDRIKFVNEKKLCCNCLRANHSADECWFGPCKQCNKKHNNLLHDKCDDSASVSTSPVVAHNSQASSQNTTSGKSLHTATLHSASHTTHQSTTHSLLETVLLSTALVEVADKSNNYHTTRALLDNGSQHSFIAESLCKRLKLNLIQSTVQVSGVGNSVTNSTQSCEINLRSKTTQYNTRMKCLVLNQITAQLPCLGTTSNINIPDHVQLADSEFYSPSEIELLIGADKFWELLTDGLIRLSSGPYLQNTQLGWVISGPLLNKKTSRNNRVQCNYSQSLDAQLRKFWELEELPPQNKLTNDESLCENLFLQTTYRDNTGRFFVRIPLAEPSDTLGDTYALALNRFHALERKLDKSTPEYKRLYCDFMNEYLSLGHMSRVNSYPSPNYFLPHHGVLRIHSSTTKLRVVFDGSAKSTSGKSLNDIQHIGPSLHNDVFSILLRFRQFRFVACADVEKMFRQINLQPDQRNLQLIIWRENKSDELGVFQLNTVTYGTASAPYLSIRCIKQLASECKDDVIKQVINEDLFVDDLITGNDDKQCLLDICTKVNDTLKSGCFHLRKWLFNSESSTTDQQKDLSLGENCLTKTLGIGWLNYLDLLYFTTKIDQNFTHVTKRVILSVVSQVYDPLGLLSPAIIIVKILLQKLWLCKLSWDDPVPNDILSTWKNFIATLQHLQDIKIPRHVREINTNYTDLHIFSDASQDAYGACAFISTYNDNSPATVRILCAKTKVAPIKPVTIPRLELCGALVGAKLYQKIVQSWRLKFNHIYFWSDSMIVINWIKMSPNLLKTFVQNRVVQINELTGELPWLHVAGKDNPADLLSRGLTLDALQSTDIWWHGPAFLKDMHMNFKYDNQNEIINLNDLPEMKSKVLFTQSTYTSIFIFERFSNFNRMRRAAAYVLRFINNARIKSKTERSIGPLTADELNKSTLVLVRLAQHASFADILNQLINNLPVKSMRNISSLDVFLDSDRIIRVGGRLVNSRTFPYSKKHPILLCSKHTFTRLLFQFEHKRLLHAGPQLLLATIRESWWPLRGRDLAKQTVHKCIICTRQKGKALSVKMGNLPFERLEPGYPFLRCGVDYAGPMFILNRKGRGSKLEKCYVCLFICFTTRAIHLELVTSLTSEAYLLALKRFLCRRGKPAYIFSDNGKTFVGALKEFSDFLNHSENDILNFAANENIKFSFIPPYSPHFGGLWEAGVKSFKYHLRRVGNVNLTYEEFSTLLAQIEALLNSRPMYPMSSDPNDLLPLTPAHFLIGRPLTAPACEDLTASNTSRLVRYERIEQMRQNFWKRWSQEYVSELQTRTKWQYNTGTIAPNTLVLIKDDNLPPLKWRLGRVITTFPGKDGLARVADIKTANGVIRRSYPRLCPLLQEEEP encoded by the coding sequence ATGACTAGAACTCCATCAAAGGAAAGTCGTAGCAGTAGTGAAGagttaattaaagatttaaacAAAAGAAGAGGTGTTGTTCGCGGTAAATTTAGACTATTCATGAAATATGTGGACTCGGTAGAAGTAATGACTACGACTGAAACCATAAAATCAGAATTACAAACTCGTTTACAAAAAGTAGACTTACTACTAGAGCAATTTACAGAAATTCAGGATGAAATAGACTTAAAAATACCTGATAGTCAAGTAGAAAAAGAACTATCTGAGAGGGAATCTTTTGAAACCAATTACTACGCTTATGTGACCAAAGCTAAGTGTATTATTAACGCAGATGATGTTCAAAACAGTTCAAAAATTTTTAGTAAAGTTAAATTGCCTACAATTTCACTTCCATCCTTTGACGGATCTTATGATCATTGGTTGGAGTACCGCGATACTTACCTTTCTCTAGTACATAACTCTAAAGAAATAGATAATGTGCAAAAATTCCATTACCTACGATCTTCTCTTTCTGGCAGTGCATTATTGGTTATTAAATCCTTAGAATTCTCCTCAGAGAATTACAATGTAGCATGGGAGTTATTAGAAAACAGATTCAATAACAACCGTTTACTTGTGCAAACCCATGTTAAAGCTTTATTCTCTATGACGTCGCTTAATAAGGAATCACCTAATCAAATTCGTAAACTCATTGATACCGTTCTCAAAAATCTACGTTCCCTCAAAAACCTCGGCGAACCAACTGAGTCGTGGGACacgttgattatttatttaattacatctaAACTAGATTCTGTTACTGAACGAGAATGGGAGACTCACAAAAGTTCAATTATAAATAGTCAAAATCAGTCAATTTCACGTACAAGGGTTGATGATTTAATAACGTTTCTTAAAAATCGGGCTGACGTACTGGAAACTATTAATTTTGCACATAGTAAATCATACAcagataataacataaaaaaaccgTCACAGTCACAACAATCAAACAAATCACATAGTTACACatcaacacaaaataaacaacctaataataaaaattccaaacgTCCTCGTATTTGCGCTATGTGTCAAGCTAATCATCCGCTTTATTCTTGCGAGtcattcttaaaattaaatattaatgatagAATAAAATTCGTTAATGAAAAGAAGTTATGTTGCAATTGTTTACGCGCTAATCACTCGGCAGATGAGTGTTGGTTTGGTCCGTGTAAGCAATGCAACAAAAAACACAACAATCTACTTCATGATAAATGTGACGATAGCGCGAGTGTATCCACCTCGCCAGTCGTTGCGCATAATTCTCAGGCATCGTCACAGAATACAACTAGTGGTAAGTCTTTACATACTGCCACATTACATTCTGCATCTCATACGACACATCAGAGCACTACTCATTCATTATTAGAGACTGTCCTGCTGTCTACAGCTTTAGTTGAGGTTGCAGATAAAAGCAATAACTATCACACTACTCGCGCTTTACTAGATAATGGTAGTCAGCATTCCTTTATAGCGGAATCATTATGTAAACGACTTAAACTCAATTTAATACAGTCCACTGTGCAAGTCTCCGGAGTAGGTAACTCGGTGACTAATTCTACACAATCTTGTGAAATTAATTTGAGAtctaaaactacacaatataaCACACGCATGAAGTGTTTAGTTTTGAATCAAATAACAGCTCAATTACCATGTTTAGGTACAACTTCAAACATAAATATCCCTGATCATGTACAGTTAGCTGATTCGGAATTTTATTCGCCATCAGAAATCGAATTATTAATTGGGGCAGATAAATTCTGGGAACTTTTAACTGATGGACTGATTCGCCTAAGTAGTGGTCCATATCTTCAGAATACTCAGTTAGGATGGGTAATATCTGGCCCATTgctgaataaaaaaacttcacGCAACAATCGAGTTCAATGCAATTACTCACAATCATTAGACGCTCAACTTAGGAAATTCTGGGAGCTAGAAGAACTACCTccgcaaaataaattaactaatgaCGAGTCTTTGTGTGAAAACTTGTTTTTACAAACTACGTACCGCGATAACACGGGTCGGTTTTTTGTGCGCATTCCATTAGCCGAGCCCAGCGATACACTGGGAGATACGTATGCGCTCGCACTTAATCGCTTTCACGCACTTGAACGAAAATTAGATAAATCTACGCCTGAATATAAAAGGTTATATTGTGATTTCATGAATGAATATTTGAGTTTAGGTCACATGAGTCGAGTCAATTCTTATCCATCACCAAATTATTTTCTACCGCATCACGGTGTTTTAAGAATTCATAGTAGCACTACGAAACTTAGGGTTGTTTTTGATGGTAGTGCGAAGTCAACTTCGGGTAAATCGCTTAACGATATTCAGCATATTGGCCCTAGTTTACATAATGATGTTTTCTCAATCTTGTTACGATTTCGTCAATTTAGATTCGTTGCATGCGCCGACGTCGAGAAGATGTTCCGGCAAATTAATCTACAACCGGATCAAAGAAatcttcaattaattatttggcGAGAAAATAAATCCGATGAACTCGGTGTATTTCAGCTTAATACGGTGACATACGGTACCGCGTCCGCTCCTTATCTAAGCATTCGTTGCATCAAACAGCTGGCGTCGGAATGTAAGGATGACGTCATAAAACAGGTTATCAACGAAGATCTGTTTGTCGATGACCTAATTACAGGTAATGATgataaacaatgtttattaGATATTTGTACCAAAGTAAATGATACTTTAAAATCTGGTTGCTTCCATTTACGTAAATGGTTGTTTAATTCGGAATCATCTACAACAGATCAACAAAAAGATTTATCTTTAGGAGAAAATTGTTTAACTAAAACTCTGGGTATTGGTTGGttaaattatttagatttattatattttacgacAAAAATTGATCAAAACTTTACTCATGTGACTAAGCGCGTTATCTTGTCCGTTGTTTCACAGGTGTATGACCCATTAGGCTTGTTATCACCCGCAATTATAATTGTGAAAATACTTTTACAGAAACTATGGCTTTGTAAATTAAGTTGGGACGATCCAGTACCAAATGATATTCTGTCTACGTGGAAAAACTTTATTGCCACTCTTCAACACTTACAAGACATAAAAATTCCTCGTCATGTCAgggaaataaatacaaattatacagATTTACACATTTTTTCGGATGCATCACAGGATGCATATGGTGCATGTGCCTTTATAAGTACATACAATGACAACTCACCAGCTACAGTTAGGATACTTTGTGCCAAGACCAAAGTCGCACCAATTAAGCCAGTCACAATACCGCGTCTTGAGCTGTGCGGAGCGTTAGTTGGTGCCAAGCTGTATCAAAAAATTGTTCAGTCATGGAGATTGAAATTTAACCACATATATTTTTGGTCTGACTCAATGATTGTCATAAATTGGATTAAAATGTCACCTAATTTGTTAAAAACGTTCGTGCAGAACAGAGTCGTGCAAATCAACGAACTGACTGGTGAGTTGCCGTGGTTACATGTTGCTGGTAAAGACAACCCGGCTGACCTCTTATCTCGCGGGCTCACGCTCGACGCGCTTCAAAGTACAGATATTTGGTGGCACGGGCCAGCATTTTTAAAGGATATGcacatgaattttaaatatgacaaccagaatgaaattataaatttaaacgATTTACCAGAAATGAAatcaaaggttttatttacacaGTCGACTTAtactagtatttttattttcgaacgtttttcaaattttaatcgCATGAGACGTGCAGCCGCTTACGTGTTACGATTCATTAATAATGCAcgaattaaaagtaaaacgGAACGTAGCATTGGTCCGTTAACGGctgatgaattaaataaatcaacgtTAGTTTTAGTACGCTTAGCACAACATGCATCATTTGCAGACATTTTGAATCAATTGATAAATAACTTACCTGTAAAGTCGATGAGAAACATATCTAGTCTTGATGTGTTCTTGGATTCTGATCGCATTATAAGAGTGGGAGGTAGATTAGTAAATTCACGCACCTTCCCATACAGTAAAAAACACCCTATATTGTTATGTTCAAAACATACCTTCACGCGACTACTTTTTCAATTTGAACACAAACGTCTACTCCATGCTGGTCCACAGCTTCTCTTGGCTACTATCAGAGAGAGTTGGTGGCCACTCAGGGGTCGTGATTTAGCTAAGCAGACGGTACATAAGTGCATTATATGTACTCGCCAGAAAGGGAAGGCACTATCAGTAAAAATGGGTAACTTACCCTTTGAGAGATTGGAACCGGGGTATCCTTTCTTGCGCTGCGGTGTGGATTATGCGGGACCTATGTTTATATTGAATCGGAAGGGAAGGGGTTCAAAACTTGAAAAATGTTATGTGTGCCTATTCATATGCTTTACCACTCGAGCGATACATCTAGAATTGGTCACAAGTTTAACTTCTGAGGCGTATTTACTTGCTTTAAAAAGGTTCCTATGTCGTCGCGGAAAACCCGCTTATATATTTTCCGATAACGGAAAAACATTCGTAGGCGCACTCAAggaattttcagattttttaaatcatagtgaaaatgatattttaaattttgcagcaaatgaaaatattaagtttagCTTTATACCTCCGTACTCCCCACATTTTGGAGGTTTGTGGGAGGCAGGGGTCAAATCTTTTAAATATCATCTCCGTCGCGTAGGAAACGTTAACCTCACGTATGAGgaattttcaacattattaGCACAAATTGAAGCCCTCCTCAACTCCAGACCTATGTATCCCATGTCTTCAGACCCAAACGACCTACTCCCTCTTACACCAGCCCATTTTCTGATTGGCCGGCCGCTCACTGCACCTGCCTGCGAAGACCTCACAGCTTCGAATACATCACGCCTGGTCCGCTACGAGCGCATCGAACAAATGAGGCAAAATTTTTGGAAACGCTGGTCGCAGGAGTACGTTTCGGAACTGCAGACAAGGACCAAATGGCAGTACAACACCGGCACAATAGCACCCAATACATTAGTGCTCATCAAAGATGACAATTTGCCACCCTTAAAATGGCGTCTTGGACGAGTCATAACCACTTTCCCTGGGAAGGATGGACTAGCACGTGTAGCTGACATCAAAACAGCTAACGGAGTAATACGACGGTCATACCCCAGATTGTGTCCGCTACTACAGGAGGAAGAACCTTAA